The following are from one region of the Achromobacter xylosoxidans genome:
- a CDS encoding GntR family transcriptional regulator: MQKPYPATAADRIRQTLEDQIVNAELPPGLALDEALLAQRCGVSRTPVRDALLQLSAQGFVHIKPRVGIFVAALEPGELANMFETLAYLEGLCAGLASQRITQAGRAELLAAHRDAEPARAASRPGGYAAANLAFHDILYRASGNSYLIQQIMAIRKRTHPYRLRHFDQPGRLACSWREHAGVLEAVLDGDERAASQAATRHIVEGGQQFREFAERFPQGLYAAVGSMRAAEQAAPAAATLAWLYGPRTAGRHTKPVN; this comes from the coding sequence ATGCAGAAGCCTTACCCCGCCACGGCGGCTGATCGGATACGGCAGACGCTGGAGGATCAGATCGTCAATGCCGAGTTGCCTCCGGGCCTGGCGCTGGACGAGGCGTTGTTGGCGCAACGTTGCGGCGTTTCGCGCACGCCCGTGCGGGACGCCTTGCTGCAGCTTTCGGCCCAGGGCTTCGTGCACATCAAGCCGCGTGTCGGCATCTTCGTGGCGGCGCTGGAACCCGGCGAACTGGCCAATATGTTCGAAACCCTGGCCTATCTGGAAGGGCTGTGCGCGGGGCTGGCCAGCCAGCGCATCACCCAGGCCGGGCGCGCCGAACTGCTGGCTGCGCACCGCGACGCCGAGCCGGCCCGGGCCGCAAGCCGTCCCGGCGGCTACGCCGCGGCGAATCTCGCGTTCCACGACATCCTCTATCGCGCCAGCGGCAACAGCTACCTGATCCAGCAGATCATGGCGATACGCAAGCGCACCCATCCGTACCGGCTGCGGCATTTCGACCAGCCGGGCCGCCTTGCCTGTTCCTGGCGGGAACACGCCGGCGTGCTGGAGGCGGTGCTGGACGGCGACGAGCGTGCGGCCTCGCAGGCCGCCACCCGCCACATCGTCGAGGGCGGGCAGCAGTTCCGCGAGTTCGCCGAGCGCTTTCCGCAGGGGCTGTACGCCGCGGTAGGCAGCATGCGCGCCGCGGAGCAGGCCGCGCCGGCCGCGGCCACGCTTGCCTGGCTGTATGGCCCGCGCACCGCGGGCAGGCATACCAAGCCGGTCAATTGA
- a CDS encoding Bug family tripartite tricarboxylate transporter substrate binding protein, with the protein MFHRVAGLAAALFIAAASPAAQAQATPVKIVVGFSPGGGVDTLARLLAQGLAQAIDRPVVVENRAGAGGTIAADVVARAEPDGATLLLADTSLLLAPHIYPKVNYRMNTSFTPVAMVGDAGLALAVPAASPARTLPDLLAMARKEPGRYTYASVGVGSMHHLGGELIKSMADVDLVHVPYKGGSPATQAVASDQVSSAISSLPAVIPQASAGRIRILAVLGAERFPGLPDVPTVAETLPGFDATPAIFLLAPAKTPPAALARITQALPQVLADAKLREAFIAQGSLVRYQPADALAAWLPAQEQRWVDLISRAKLTFAP; encoded by the coding sequence GTGTTCCATCGAGTTGCAGGCCTTGCGGCCGCCTTGTTCATCGCCGCCGCCAGTCCGGCCGCGCAGGCGCAGGCCACGCCGGTCAAGATCGTGGTCGGGTTCTCGCCGGGCGGCGGCGTCGATACCTTGGCGCGCCTGTTGGCCCAGGGGCTGGCGCAGGCGATCGACCGGCCGGTGGTGGTGGAAAATCGCGCGGGGGCAGGAGGCACCATCGCCGCCGACGTGGTGGCGCGCGCCGAGCCCGACGGCGCGACCTTGCTGTTGGCGGATACCTCGCTGCTGCTTGCGCCGCACATCTATCCGAAGGTCAATTACCGGATGAACACGAGCTTCACGCCGGTCGCCATGGTGGGCGACGCCGGGCTGGCCTTGGCGGTGCCCGCAGCCAGCCCGGCGCGCACGCTGCCGGACCTGCTGGCCATGGCGCGCAAGGAGCCGGGCCGCTACACCTACGCCTCGGTGGGGGTGGGCTCCATGCATCATCTGGGTGGCGAACTGATCAAGTCCATGGCCGACGTGGATCTGGTGCATGTGCCATACAAGGGCGGCAGCCCGGCCACCCAGGCGGTCGCATCGGATCAGGTGTCGTCCGCCATTTCCAGCCTGCCGGCGGTGATTCCGCAGGCAAGCGCGGGGCGCATACGCATTCTGGCGGTGCTGGGCGCAGAGCGGTTCCCGGGCTTGCCGGATGTGCCGACCGTGGCAGAGACGCTGCCGGGCTTTGACGCGACCCCGGCGATCTTCCTGCTGGCGCCAGCCAAGACGCCGCCTGCCGCGCTGGCAAGGATCACGCAGGCGCTGCCGCAGGTATTGGCCGACGCCAAGCTGCGGGAAGCTTTCATCGCGCAGGGTTCGCTGGTGCGCTACCAGCCCGCCGACGCGCTCGCCGCGTGGCTGCCCGCGCAGGAGCAGCGCTGGGTCGACCTGATCTCGCGCGCCAAGCTGACCTTCGCCCCTTGA
- a CDS encoding aspartate/glutamate racemase family protein codes for MQQASTPTIGMIVPPAAGLVPADGARLYPDLPFIASGLGLGSVTPEGYDAVIESVVDHARRLQEQGAAVVSLMGTSLSFYRGAAFNAALTVAMREATGLPCTTMSTAVLNGLRALGVRRVALATAYIDDVNERLAAFLAEESLVPTGCRSLGITGVEAMARVDTATLVDLCVRAFETAPDSDGILLSCGGLLTLDAIPEVERRLGVPVVSSSPAGFWDAVRLAGGGAKARPGYGRLFDES; via the coding sequence ATGCAGCAAGCAAGCACTCCCACCATCGGCATGATCGTGCCGCCCGCCGCGGGTCTGGTGCCGGCGGATGGGGCGCGGCTCTATCCCGATCTGCCCTTCATTGCCAGCGGGCTGGGGCTGGGCTCGGTCACCCCGGAAGGCTATGACGCGGTGATCGAATCGGTGGTGGACCATGCGCGCCGCCTGCAAGAGCAGGGCGCGGCGGTGGTTTCGCTGATGGGCACCTCGCTCAGCTTCTACCGGGGCGCGGCCTTCAATGCAGCGTTGACCGTAGCGATGCGCGAAGCCACGGGACTGCCATGCACGACCATGAGCACGGCGGTCCTGAACGGATTGCGCGCCCTGGGCGTGCGCCGCGTCGCGTTGGCGACGGCCTATATCGACGATGTGAACGAGCGCCTTGCGGCATTCCTGGCCGAAGAGAGCCTGGTTCCCACCGGCTGCCGCAGCCTTGGCATCACGGGCGTGGAGGCCATGGCGCGCGTGGATACGGCCACGCTGGTCGACCTGTGCGTGCGTGCCTTCGAAACGGCGCCCGATAGCGACGGCATCCTGTTGTCTTGCGGCGGCTTGCTGACGCTGGACGCCATACCCGAAGTCGAGCGCCGCCTGGGCGTGCCAGTGGTGTCGAGTTCGCCGGCGGGGTTCTGGGATGCCGTGCGGCTTGCGGGGGGAGGGGCCAAGGCAAGGCCCGGATACGGCCGGCTGTTCGACGAGTCCTGA
- a CDS encoding gluconate 2-dehydrogenase subunit 3 family protein — protein MTEDAKPRRRFLQALAIVPASTLAVGAMTTGCTNEPDSAAARAAKPYEPTYFTKAEWAFIVAAVDHLIPADQYGPGAIEAGVPEFIDRQMETPFGHGKLWYMQGPFHTDQVPELGYQLNQNPREVYRHGIEACDAWCVKTHGKVYAELDKALQEQILKDLQGGKIEFESVPARTFFSFLLSNTKEGFFADPMYGGNKNMVGWKMVGFPGARADFMDWADQPNAKYPYGPVSISGEKG, from the coding sequence ATGACAGAAGACGCAAAGCCGCGCAGGCGGTTCCTGCAGGCGTTGGCCATCGTGCCGGCGTCGACGCTGGCGGTGGGCGCAATGACCACCGGCTGTACCAACGAGCCGGATAGCGCCGCTGCGCGCGCGGCCAAGCCCTACGAACCCACCTACTTCACCAAGGCCGAATGGGCCTTCATCGTGGCCGCGGTGGATCATCTGATTCCCGCAGACCAGTACGGTCCCGGCGCCATCGAGGCCGGCGTGCCGGAGTTCATCGACCGCCAGATGGAAACCCCGTTCGGCCACGGCAAGCTCTGGTACATGCAAGGTCCGTTCCACACCGACCAGGTGCCGGAACTGGGCTACCAGCTGAACCAGAATCCCCGCGAGGTCTACCGCCACGGCATCGAGGCCTGTGACGCCTGGTGCGTGAAGACGCACGGCAAGGTCTATGCCGAACTGGACAAGGCGCTGCAAGAGCAGATCCTCAAGGACCTGCAAGGCGGCAAGATCGAATTCGAGAGCGTGCCCGCCAGGACGTTCTTCAGTTTCCTGCTCTCCAACACGAAGGAAGGTTTCTTCGCCGATCCGATGTACGGCGGCAACAAGAACATGGTGGGCTGGAAGATGGTGGGTTTCCCGGGCGCGCGCGCGGACTTCATGGACTGGGCCGACCAGCCCAACGCGAAGTATCCCTACGGCCCCGTGTCGATCTCTGGGGAGAAGGGTTAA
- a CDS encoding GMC family oxidoreductase, translating into MAIKKDKVDAVLVGFGWTGAILGQELTEAGLHVLALERGAMQDTPKDAEYPKVADELAYSVRGKLFQDLSKETVTIRHGVDDVAVPYRQNGSFLLGTGVGGAGFHWNGMHYRVLPEELELRTRYETRYGKSFIPEGMTIQDFGVTYDELEPYFSKFEYVCGTSGKAGNLNGQIVEGGNPLEGKRSKEFPLPPLTTTYGAQLFDKAAREVGFHPYPAPAANASGPYTNPYGVRLGPCNFCGFCENYGCYMYSKASPQTTILPVLLKKPNFELRTHSHVIKVNLDSSGKKAVGVTYIDAQGREVEQPADLVILSAYQMHNVRLLLLSGIGKPYDPKTNEGVVGKNYAYQMNGGVSVLLPKGTQLNPFVGTGAGGVGMDDLNGDQFDHGPLGFLGGASIRHVRYGGRPIKQTPTMPGTPTWGTGWKAGVQDAYQRHMTIGISGSVMSYRDAYLSLDPTYKDSFGQPLLRMTFDWHDNEFDMLGYMGKRMEEVAKAMKPEKYAVGVRKKGARYDTRVYQSTHNTGGAIMGSNPKESVVNKYLQSWDVPNLFVMGACVFPQNMGYNPTGLVGALAYWSAQAIRDLYLKNPGPLVQA; encoded by the coding sequence ATGGCGATCAAAAAAGACAAAGTCGATGCGGTGCTGGTCGGGTTCGGCTGGACCGGCGCGATCCTCGGCCAGGAGCTGACCGAGGCCGGGTTGCACGTGCTGGCGCTGGAGCGCGGCGCGATGCAGGACACGCCCAAGGACGCCGAGTACCCCAAGGTTGCGGACGAGCTGGCGTATTCCGTGCGCGGCAAGCTGTTCCAGGACCTGTCCAAGGAAACCGTGACCATCCGCCATGGCGTGGACGATGTGGCCGTGCCGTACCGGCAGAACGGTTCGTTCCTGCTGGGCACGGGCGTGGGCGGGGCGGGCTTCCACTGGAACGGCATGCACTACCGCGTGTTGCCCGAAGAGCTGGAGCTGCGCACCCGTTACGAAACGCGCTACGGCAAGAGCTTCATTCCTGAAGGCATGACCATCCAGGATTTCGGCGTGACCTATGACGAGCTGGAGCCGTACTTCAGCAAGTTCGAATACGTCTGCGGCACCTCCGGCAAGGCCGGCAACCTGAACGGCCAGATCGTCGAAGGCGGCAACCCGCTGGAAGGCAAGCGCAGCAAGGAATTCCCGCTGCCGCCCCTGACCACCACCTACGGCGCCCAGCTGTTCGACAAGGCGGCGCGCGAAGTCGGCTTCCATCCGTATCCGGCGCCCGCGGCCAATGCCTCGGGTCCGTACACCAACCCATATGGCGTGCGCCTGGGGCCCTGTAATTTCTGCGGTTTCTGCGAGAACTACGGCTGCTACATGTATTCGAAGGCCTCGCCGCAGACCACCATTCTGCCGGTGCTGCTGAAGAAGCCCAACTTCGAACTGCGCACGCATTCGCACGTGATCAAGGTCAATCTGGATTCCAGCGGCAAGAAGGCCGTGGGCGTGACCTACATCGACGCGCAAGGCCGCGAAGTGGAGCAGCCGGCGGACCTGGTGATCCTGTCGGCCTACCAGATGCACAACGTGCGCCTGCTGCTGCTGTCCGGCATCGGCAAGCCCTACGATCCCAAGACCAATGAAGGCGTGGTGGGCAAGAACTACGCCTACCAGATGAACGGCGGCGTCAGCGTGCTGCTGCCCAAGGGCACCCAGCTCAACCCCTTCGTGGGCACGGGCGCGGGCGGCGTGGGCATGGACGACCTGAACGGCGACCAGTTCGACCACGGTCCCCTGGGTTTCCTGGGCGGCGCCAGCATCCGCCACGTGCGCTACGGCGGCCGTCCGATCAAGCAGACGCCCACCATGCCGGGTACGCCCACTTGGGGCACGGGCTGGAAGGCCGGGGTGCAGGACGCCTACCAGCGCCACATGACCATAGGCATTTCCGGTTCGGTGATGTCGTACCGCGACGCCTACCTGTCGCTGGACCCCACCTACAAGGACAGCTTCGGCCAGCCTCTGCTGCGCATGACCTTCGACTGGCATGACAACGAATTCGACATGCTGGGCTACATGGGCAAGCGCATGGAAGAAGTGGCCAAGGCCATGAAGCCCGAAAAGTATGCCGTGGGGGTGCGCAAGAAGGGCGCGCGCTACGACACACGGGTCTACCAGAGCACGCACAACACGGGCGGCGCCATCATGGGCTCCAATCCCAAGGAAAGCGTGGTCAACAAGTACCTGCAGAGCTGGGACGTGCCCAACCTGTTCGTGATGGGCGCCTGCGTGTTCCCGCAGAACATGGGCTACAACCCCACCGGCCTGGTCGGGGCGCTGGCCTATTGGTCGGCGCAGGCGATCCGCGACCTGTACCTGAAGAACCCCGGCCCGCTGGTCCAGGCTTAA
- a CDS encoding cytochrome c: MIKQTIVAAISALAASAAFAADGTPAAADAQMIKQGEYLSRAGDCIACHTAKDGKPFAGGLGIDSPLGMIYSTNITPDKDTGIGGYSYEDFDRAVRHGVAKDGHSLYPAMPYTAYAKVTPEDVKALYAYFMHGVEPVKQENKDTDIIWPLSMRWPLGVWRWMFAPDVATAPVTADTQGADRAALLRGQYLVEGLGHCSTCHTPRGVALQEKALTEADGSAFLSGGVVEGWLAKNLRGDTTDGLGSWSQADIVAFLKSGRNGHSAAFGGMAQVVGDSTQHLSDADLNAIAAYLKSLPPVNKDATKPLAYNESVAQALRTGHDKGDGAMAFLNNCAACHRSTGKGYAETFPQLALSSTVNSADPASLIHIVLKGAQMPATAAAPTAYAMPGFDWRMTDKEVADVVTFVRSSWGNQGAAVTAADVAKVRKDVGAAPQPAR; encoded by the coding sequence ATGATTAAGCAGACCATTGTTGCGGCCATCTCCGCCCTGGCGGCCAGCGCCGCGTTCGCCGCGGACGGCACGCCGGCCGCCGCCGACGCCCAGATGATCAAGCAGGGCGAGTACCTGTCGCGCGCCGGCGACTGCATCGCCTGCCACACGGCCAAGGACGGCAAGCCGTTCGCGGGCGGCCTGGGCATCGATTCGCCGCTGGGCATGATCTATTCCACCAACATCACGCCCGACAAGGACACCGGCATCGGCGGCTACTCCTACGAGGACTTCGACCGTGCCGTGCGCCACGGCGTGGCCAAGGACGGACACTCGCTGTATCCGGCGATGCCGTACACCGCCTACGCCAAGGTCACGCCCGAGGATGTGAAGGCCCTGTACGCCTATTTCATGCACGGCGTCGAGCCGGTGAAGCAGGAGAACAAGGACACGGACATCATCTGGCCTTTGTCGATGCGCTGGCCGCTGGGCGTGTGGCGCTGGATGTTTGCGCCTGACGTGGCCACGGCGCCGGTGACGGCTGACACCCAGGGCGCCGACCGCGCCGCGCTCTTGCGCGGCCAGTACCTGGTCGAAGGCCTGGGCCATTGCAGCACCTGCCACACGCCGCGCGGCGTCGCCTTGCAGGAAAAGGCGTTGACCGAGGCGGACGGCTCGGCCTTCCTGTCCGGCGGCGTGGTCGAAGGCTGGCTGGCCAAGAACCTGCGCGGCGACACCACCGACGGCCTGGGCAGCTGGAGCCAGGCGGACATCGTGGCCTTCCTGAAGTCCGGCCGCAACGGCCATTCCGCGGCATTCGGCGGCATGGCTCAGGTGGTGGGCGACAGCACGCAGCATCTGTCCGATGCCGACCTGAACGCCATCGCGGCCTATCTGAAGAGCCTGCCGCCGGTGAACAAGGACGCCACCAAGCCGCTGGCCTACAACGAGTCCGTGGCGCAGGCGTTGCGCACAGGACACGACAAGGGCGACGGCGCCATGGCTTTCCTCAACAACTGCGCGGCCTGCCACCGCAGCACGGGCAAGGGCTATGCGGAAACCTTCCCGCAGCTGGCGCTCAGCTCCACGGTGAACTCGGCGGACCCCGCGTCCCTGATCCACATCGTGCTCAAGGGCGCGCAGATGCCGGCCACCGCCGCCGCGCCGACTGCTTACGCGATGCCGGGCTTTGACTGGCGCATGACCGACAAGGAGGTCGCCGACGTGGTGACGTTCGTGCGGTCCAGCTGGGGCAACCAGGGGGCGGCCGTCACCGCCGCCGACGTGGCCAAGGTGCGCAAGGATGTGGGGGCGGCGCCGCAGCCGGCGCGTTGA
- a CDS encoding AAA family ATPase, with product MMSTEPSTTATPMLHFLCGKIGAGKSTLAQALAARPGTILLSEDSWLATLYPGEIVDLTDYARCASRLRNAMGSHVAALVRAGLSVVLDFPANTRRSRAWLRQVAQEAGCAHQLHFLDLPDEVCKARLRARNASGTHPYTTTDEQYDAITAYFVEPEEDEGFVLVRHGQP from the coding sequence ATGATGTCCACAGAACCTTCCACCACGGCCACGCCCATGCTGCACTTCCTGTGCGGCAAGATCGGCGCCGGCAAATCCACGCTGGCGCAGGCGCTGGCGGCGCGGCCCGGCACCATCCTGCTCAGCGAGGACAGCTGGCTGGCGACGCTGTACCCCGGAGAGATCGTGGACCTGACCGACTACGCCCGCTGCGCCAGCCGCCTGCGCAACGCCATGGGCAGCCATGTGGCGGCGCTGGTCAGGGCGGGTTTGTCGGTGGTGCTGGACTTCCCGGCCAACACGCGGCGCAGCCGCGCATGGCTGCGCCAGGTGGCGCAAGAGGCCGGCTGCGCCCATCAGCTGCATTTCCTGGATCTGCCCGACGAGGTCTGCAAGGCCAGGCTGCGCGCGCGCAATGCCTCGGGCACGCACCCATACACCACCACGGACGAACAATACGACGCGATCACGGCGTACTTCGTCGAGCCGGAAGAAGACGAGGGTTTCGTTCTGGTGCGCCACGGGCAGCCCTGA
- a CDS encoding VRR-NUC domain-containing protein, with translation MFPAYRYYYLHNFQRALTWVGERYADLLDDAERRFMAEFPALPQASQALMVRMLMRRGPWFRASRLTYEEIGATEAAAGPLLQLGWLDAQAPMTLDELFGLHTKPELNRMFAQLPAKSASRKGDLLEAARAAGADARPYADWNPAADEPVWRVTVSDICERFRLMFFGNLHQDWSEFVLADLGVFQYETVPFDASSRAFQTREDVDCYLALHACRVALEEGADADALMLAVQACASGNPWLEKRRAKVLLRIGQACERLQDWGTAQRVYEACAYPGARHRRIRVYERMARHGDALALALQAQAQPESEEESQRLARMLPRLYRGAGQGAPAREPAPALLRTDLTLARPAEPASVEFVTRDHLHRDDAPVHYVENALINSLFGLLCWPAVFAPLPGAFFHPFQRGPADLDAPDFHERRAALFAQCLAQLDTPGYRDLILQRYAEKSGLQSPFVFWGALSEDLLTQALDCLPAAHLKLYFERLLRDVKTNRSGLPDLIRFWPAERRYELIEVKGPGDKLQDNQIRWLRYCVSHGMPVRVCHVSWREDGA, from the coding sequence ATGTTTCCCGCCTACCGTTACTACTATCTGCACAACTTCCAGCGCGCGCTGACCTGGGTGGGCGAGCGCTACGCCGACCTGCTGGACGACGCCGAGCGCCGCTTCATGGCGGAATTTCCCGCCCTGCCGCAGGCATCCCAGGCCCTGATGGTGCGCATGCTGATGCGGCGCGGCCCCTGGTTCCGCGCCAGCCGGCTGACCTACGAAGAGATCGGCGCGACGGAGGCCGCCGCGGGCCCGCTGCTGCAATTGGGCTGGCTGGACGCGCAGGCGCCGATGACGCTGGATGAACTCTTCGGCCTGCATACCAAGCCGGAGCTGAACCGCATGTTTGCGCAGCTGCCGGCCAAGTCCGCCTCGCGCAAGGGCGATCTGCTGGAGGCCGCGCGCGCGGCGGGCGCGGATGCGCGGCCCTATGCGGACTGGAATCCCGCGGCGGACGAGCCGGTTTGGCGCGTCACCGTATCGGACATCTGCGAGCGATTCCGCCTGATGTTTTTCGGCAATCTGCACCAGGACTGGTCGGAGTTCGTGCTGGCCGACCTGGGCGTGTTCCAGTACGAGACCGTGCCGTTCGACGCTTCGTCGCGCGCGTTCCAGACGCGTGAAGACGTGGACTGCTATCTGGCGCTGCACGCCTGCCGCGTCGCGCTGGAAGAGGGGGCCGATGCCGATGCGCTGATGCTGGCCGTCCAGGCCTGCGCCAGCGGCAACCCCTGGCTGGAAAAGCGCCGGGCCAAGGTTCTGCTGCGCATCGGGCAGGCTTGCGAGCGGTTGCAGGACTGGGGCACCGCGCAACGCGTGTACGAGGCCTGCGCGTATCCCGGCGCGCGCCACCGCCGCATCCGCGTTTATGAGCGCATGGCGCGGCACGGCGACGCATTGGCCCTGGCGCTGCAGGCCCAGGCTCAGCCTGAAAGCGAAGAGGAAAGCCAGCGCCTGGCGCGCATGCTGCCGCGGCTGTACCGTGGCGCAGGGCAAGGCGCGCCGGCGCGCGAACCGGCTCCCGCCTTGCTGCGCACCGATCTGACGCTGGCGCGGCCGGCAGAGCCCGCCTCGGTGGAGTTCGTCACGCGCGACCACCTGCACCGCGACGATGCGCCCGTGCACTACGTGGAAAATGCGCTGATCAATTCGTTGTTCGGACTGCTGTGCTGGCCCGCGGTGTTCGCGCCCTTGCCGGGCGCTTTCTTCCACCCGTTCCAACGCGGCCCGGCCGACCTGGACGCGCCGGATTTCCATGAGCGCCGCGCGGCGCTGTTCGCCCAGTGCTTGGCGCAGCTGGACACGCCGGGCTACCGCGACCTGATCCTGCAACGCTATGCCGAAAAATCCGGCCTGCAATCGCCCTTCGTTTTCTGGGGCGCGCTGTCGGAGGACCTGCTGACGCAGGCGCTGGACTGCCTGCCTGCCGCCCACTTGAAGCTCTACTTCGAACGCCTGCTGCGCGACGTCAAGACCAACCGCTCCGGCCTGCCGGACCTGATCCGCTTCTGGCCGGCCGAGCGCCGCTATGAACTGATCGAGGTCAAGGGGCCGGGCGACAAGCTGCAGGACAACCAGATCCGCTGGCTGCGGTATTGCGTGTCGCATGGCATGCCGGTGCGGGTGTGCCACGTCAGCTGGCGCGAGGACGGCGCATGA
- a CDS encoding ATP-dependent DNA helicase, with translation MSYAVAVRALCEFTARAGDLDLRFTPAPTGLEGMAGHAAVTGRRGPDYETEVALSGQHENLLVRGRADGYDPVAKQLEEIKTYRGQLDSVRDNHRAVHWAQAKVYGHLLCQARGLASLRVALVYYNVVTEEETVLVETHEAAALEAFFREQCGRFLAWAATELAHRQSRDAALEALKFPHGEFRAGQRELAVAAYRTARDGGCLMAQAPTGIGKTLGTIFPLLKASPGAGLDKIFFLAAKSPGRGLALEALDTVNAQPAAPGLRVLDLQARDKTCVHPDLACHGESCPLAQGFYDRLPQARETALAHARLDAATVAAAAREHQVCPYYLSQELIRWSDVVVGDYNYYYDATAMLYTMTQAYQWKVSVLVDEAHNLVDRARRMYTGELDQASLAAARYAAPKGLKKSLDGLQRSWNALNKKQAERYQAYDEVAAGVLAAVQKAVGAIMEHMAENPLPQDDPVLGFYFEALQFMRLAEQFGSHALFDVTLSDASAAGAKTPPSVLCVRNVIPAPYLAARYAAAHATVLFSGTLSPQQFYRDTLGLPAATPWLDVAAPFQAEQLAVRVVGNVSTRYRDRERSLSPIVELIARQYAERPGNYLGFLSSFDYLRQVSDLMRERHPSVPIWLQTPGMDEAGRAAFLGRFTETGQGVGFAVLGGAFSEGVDLPGKRLIGAFIATLGLPQVNPVNENMKRAMDLRYGVENGYDYTYLYPGMQKVVQAAGRVIRTEHDVGTVHLIDDRYRRAKVRGLLPGWWRVE, from the coding sequence ATGAGCTATGCCGTGGCGGTGCGCGCCCTGTGCGAATTCACGGCGCGGGCAGGGGATCTGGACCTGCGCTTCACGCCCGCGCCCACCGGCCTGGAGGGCATGGCGGGGCATGCGGCCGTGACGGGCCGCCGGGGGCCGGATTACGAGACCGAGGTGGCGCTGTCCGGCCAGCATGAAAACCTGCTGGTGCGCGGCCGCGCCGACGGCTACGACCCCGTGGCCAAGCAACTCGAAGAAATCAAGACCTACCGCGGCCAACTCGATAGCGTGCGCGACAACCACCGCGCCGTGCATTGGGCGCAGGCCAAGGTGTATGGGCATCTGCTCTGCCAGGCGCGCGGACTAGCAAGCCTGCGCGTGGCGCTGGTGTACTACAACGTGGTCACCGAGGAAGAGACGGTGCTGGTGGAAACGCACGAGGCCGCCGCGCTGGAGGCGTTCTTCCGCGAGCAATGCGGACGATTCCTGGCCTGGGCGGCGACGGAACTTGCGCACCGCCAGTCGCGCGACGCGGCGTTGGAGGCGCTGAAGTTTCCGCACGGCGAATTCCGCGCGGGTCAGCGCGAGCTCGCCGTGGCCGCGTACCGCACGGCCCGCGACGGCGGCTGTCTGATGGCGCAGGCGCCCACCGGCATAGGCAAGACGCTGGGGACGATTTTTCCGCTGCTCAAGGCCAGCCCGGGCGCGGGCCTGGACAAGATCTTCTTCCTGGCCGCCAAGAGCCCGGGCCGCGGCCTGGCGCTGGAGGCGCTGGACACGGTCAACGCGCAGCCCGCCGCGCCCGGCTTGCGGGTGCTGGATCTGCAGGCGCGCGACAAGACCTGCGTGCATCCGGACCTGGCCTGCCATGGCGAATCCTGTCCGCTGGCCCAGGGCTTCTACGACCGCTTGCCGCAGGCGCGCGAGACCGCGCTGGCGCACGCGCGGCTGGATGCCGCGACGGTGGCCGCGGCCGCGCGCGAACACCAGGTCTGTCCGTACTACCTGTCGCAGGAGCTGATCCGCTGGAGCGACGTGGTGGTGGGCGACTACAACTACTACTACGACGCCACGGCAATGCTGTACACCATGACGCAGGCCTACCAGTGGAAGGTGTCCGTGCTGGTGGACGAGGCCCACAACCTGGTCGACCGGGCGCGCCGCATGTACACGGGCGAGCTCGACCAGGCCTCGCTGGCGGCGGCGCGCTACGCCGCGCCCAAGGGGTTGAAGAAGTCCCTGGATGGCTTGCAGCGCTCATGGAACGCGCTCAACAAGAAGCAGGCGGAGCGCTACCAGGCCTATGACGAAGTCGCGGCCGGGGTGCTGGCCGCGGTGCAGAAGGCGGTCGGCGCGATCATGGAGCACATGGCCGAAAATCCGTTGCCGCAGGATGATCCCGTGCTGGGGTTCTATTTCGAGGCCTTGCAGTTCATGCGCCTGGCCGAGCAATTCGGCTCGCATGCGCTGTTCGACGTGACCTTGTCGGACGCCAGCGCGGCCGGCGCCAAGACGCCGCCCTCCGTGCTGTGCGTGCGCAACGTGATCCCGGCGCCGTACCTCGCGGCACGTTACGCGGCCGCGCACGCCACGGTGCTGTTCTCGGGCACGCTGAGCCCGCAGCAGTTCTACCGCGACACGCTGGGCCTGCCCGCGGCCACCCCCTGGCTCGACGTGGCCGCGCCATTCCAGGCCGAGCAGCTGGCGGTGAGGGTGGTGGGCAATGTGTCCACGCGCTATCGCGACCGCGAGCGCTCGCTGTCGCCCATCGTCGAACTGATTGCGCGGCAATACGCCGAGCGGCCGGGGAACTACCTGGGCTTTCTCAGCAGCTTCGACTATCTGCGCCAGGTGTCGGACCTGATGCGCGAGCGCCATCCCTCGGTGCCGATCTGGCTGCAGACGCCGGGCATGGACGAGGCGGGCCGCGCCGCGTTCCTGGGGCGCTTTACCGAAACGGGGCAGGGCGTGGGTTTCGCGGTGCTGGGCGGCGCCTTTTCAGAAGGCGTGGACCTGCCCGGCAAGCGGCTGATCGGCGCGTTCATCGCCACGCTGGGGTTGCCGCAGGTGAATCCCGTGAACGAGAACATGAAGCGCGCCATGGACTTGCGCTATGGCGTGGAGAACGGCTACGACTACACCTACCTGTACCCCGGCATGCAAAAGGTGGTGCAGGCGGCGGGCCGCGTCATCCGCACGGAACACGACGTGGGCACGGTGCACCTGATCGACGACCGCTACCGCCGCGCCAAGGTGCGCGGCTTGTTGCCCGGCTGGTGGCGAGTGGAGTGA